The Pseudomonas eucalypticola genome has a window encoding:
- a CDS encoding amino acid ABC transporter permease: protein MFDLFKIVHDNWPLFLIGQYPHGPLGGLASTLILAASALVLAFPLGLLLALARVSPWRWLRYPATVWVYVLRGIPLLMVIFWTYFLVPLLIGHNITGFTTMLCTLVVYQSAYLGEIIRGGIQALPGGQYEGARALGLGYVRTTLWVILPQALYNALPSLISQFVSIIKETSLGYVINVQEVTFAANQVNNQLLTKPFQVFFILAITYYVLCYGLTRLAGALEGRIARKRLGSAATATPQASLLTTDN from the coding sequence ATGTTCGATTTGTTCAAGATTGTCCACGACAACTGGCCGCTTTTCCTCATCGGCCAATACCCCCACGGCCCCTTGGGTGGCCTGGCCAGCACGCTGATCCTGGCGGCCTCGGCCCTGGTACTGGCATTCCCGCTGGGCCTGCTGCTGGCGCTGGCCAGGGTATCGCCCTGGCGCTGGCTGCGTTACCCGGCCACCGTGTGGGTCTACGTATTGCGCGGTATTCCGCTGCTGATGGTGATCTTCTGGACCTACTTCCTGGTGCCCTTGCTGATCGGCCACAACATCACCGGCTTCACCACCATGCTCTGCACCCTGGTGGTGTACCAGAGCGCGTACCTGGGCGAGATCATCCGCGGCGGCATCCAGGCCTTGCCCGGTGGCCAGTACGAAGGCGCCCGCGCCCTGGGCCTGGGCTATGTGCGCACCACGCTGTGGGTGATCCTGCCCCAGGCGCTTTACAACGCGCTGCCCAGCCTGATCAGCCAGTTCGTGTCGATCATCAAGGAAACCTCCCTGGGCTACGTGATCAACGTGCAGGAAGTGACCTTTGCCGCCAACCAGGTCAACAACCAGTTGTTGACCAAGCCGTTCCAGGTGTTCTTCATCCTGGCCATCACCTATTACGTCCTGTGCTACGGCCTGACCCGCCTGGCCGGCGCGCTGGAAGGGCGCATCGCCCGCAAGCGCCTGGGCAGTGCCGCCACCGCGACGCCGCAGGCTTCCCTGCTGACCACCGATAACTGA
- a CDS encoding SDR family NAD(P)-dependent oxidoreductase has translation MSMFSGKTVMITGGTRGIGLAGAQHILAQGGRVIASGRRNESLSPTDDCVVVLGDVGDPVNVQVLAAAAERAGGLDGLWLNAGFARVGALEAMTAECFDALMATNVRAPALQLARLAPLLKPGASVVVTASSSAFEAAPLVSAYAATKGALLSMVRCWAASLAPRGIRVNAIVPGPIDTGFRGFMGEAAQVQFERAVVEQVPLGRAGSAHEAAAVALFLLSAQASYVTGSQYAVDGGLVMR, from the coding sequence ATGAGCATGTTCAGTGGCAAGACCGTGATGATTACGGGCGGTACCCGAGGCATCGGGTTGGCGGGTGCCCAGCACATCCTCGCGCAGGGTGGCCGGGTTATCGCCAGTGGGCGGCGCAACGAATCCCTCAGCCCGACAGACGACTGCGTGGTGGTACTGGGCGATGTTGGCGACCCCGTCAACGTCCAGGTCCTGGCCGCGGCGGCCGAAAGAGCAGGGGGCCTGGATGGGTTGTGGCTCAACGCCGGGTTTGCCCGGGTGGGCGCATTGGAGGCGATGACCGCCGAGTGCTTCGACGCGCTGATGGCGACCAACGTACGAGCGCCGGCGCTGCAGCTGGCACGGCTTGCACCGCTATTGAAACCGGGTGCCTCGGTGGTGGTGACGGCGTCATCGTCGGCGTTCGAGGCGGCGCCGCTGGTCAGTGCCTACGCCGCCACCAAGGGGGCGTTACTGTCGATGGTGCGGTGCTGGGCGGCAAGCCTGGCGCCCCGGGGCATTCGCGTCAACGCGATCGTGCCGGGGCCCATCGACACCGGGTTTCGCGGGTTCATGGGCGAGGCGGCGCAGGTGCAGTTCGAGCGCGCCGTGGTCGAACAGGTACCCCTGGGGCGCGCCGGTTCAGCGCACGAGGCCGCCGCGGTGGCGCTGTTCCTGCTATCGGCGCAGGCCAGCTATGTGACCGGTAGCCAATACGCGGTGGATGGCGGTCTTGTGATGCGCTAG
- a CDS encoding aldose epimerase family protein: MNHLPLRSSLALALLTASITAHAAGLASQRSSFGTLADGTAIDKYTLTNSHGMQVGVITYGAILQSVIVADKNGHFDDVLLGFDNARDYQAKNGDPHFGATIGRYANRIADGTFALDSRVYKVPLNAGPNAMHGGPKGFDTHVWKAVPTRDKDSVGVTLSYVSADGQMGFPGELTTQVTYSLTEQDELRIQFHATTSKPTVVNLTNHGYYNLAGAGSGTILDQVATLHASHYTPVSAKLIPTGEIAPVAGTPMDFLAPTPIGTHIKADHPQLKYAEPKQGGFDFNYVLDTQGDLSKPAVEISDPHSGRRLQLFTTQPAVQFYTSNSLDGSIKGKAGKVYGHWGAFALEAEHYPDSPNQPAFPSTRLNPGQLYQQTTVMKFSHD, encoded by the coding sequence ATGAACCACCTACCGCTACGCTCGAGCCTCGCCCTGGCCCTGCTCACGGCCAGCATCACCGCCCACGCCGCGGGGTTGGCCAGCCAGCGCAGCAGCTTCGGCACCCTGGCCGACGGCACGGCCATCGACAAGTACACCTTGACCAACAGCCACGGCATGCAGGTGGGGGTGATCACCTATGGCGCCATCCTGCAGTCGGTGATCGTCGCCGACAAGAACGGTCACTTCGACGATGTGCTGCTGGGTTTCGACAACGCCCGCGACTACCAGGCGAAAAACGGCGATCCGCACTTCGGCGCCACCATCGGCCGCTACGCCAACCGCATCGCCGACGGCACCTTCGCCCTCGACAGCCGGGTCTACAAGGTGCCCCTCAATGCCGGCCCCAATGCCATGCACGGCGGCCCAAAGGGCTTCGACACCCACGTCTGGAAAGCAGTGCCCACGCGCGACAAGGACTCGGTGGGCGTGACCCTGAGCTACGTCAGCGCCGACGGCCAGATGGGCTTTCCCGGCGAGCTCACCACCCAGGTGACCTACAGCCTGACCGAACAGGACGAATTGCGCATCCAGTTCCACGCCACCACCAGCAAACCGACGGTCGTCAACCTGACCAACCACGGCTATTACAACCTGGCAGGCGCGGGCAGCGGCACCATCCTGGACCAGGTGGCCACCCTGCACGCCAGCCATTACACGCCGGTCTCGGCTAAGTTGATCCCCACCGGCGAGATCGCCCCGGTGGCCGGTACGCCCATGGACTTCCTGGCGCCCACGCCAATCGGCACCCACATCAAGGCGGACCACCCGCAACTCAAGTACGCGGAGCCCAAGCAGGGCGGTTTCGACTTCAATTATGTGCTGGACACCCAGGGCGACCTGAGCAAGCCGGCCGTGGAAATCAGTGACCCGCACTCGGGCCGTCGCCTGCAGCTGTTCACCACCCAGCCCGCGGTGCAGTTCTACACCTCCAACTCCCTGGACGGCTCCATCAAGGGCAAGGCTGGGAAGGTGTATGGGCACTGGGGGGCCTTTGCCCTGGAGGCTGAGCACTACCCCGATTCGCCCAACCAGCCTGCGTTCCCCAGTACTCGGCTGAACCCCGGCCAGCTGTACCAGCAAACCACGGTGATGAAGTTTTCCCACGACTGA
- a CDS encoding cupin domain-containing protein gives MMVGFNGKACAMLATLVALAGCTSTPPAAKPAAGSRTVLQHVVYPAGYEVNVIRIILPANTNSPHHTHPDLESGYVARGSVTIAIDGQPEHVLHAGDTFETPAGAPHIVKNGPQETEIVSTYITELGKPLTQVLPQ, from the coding sequence ATGATGGTTGGTTTCAACGGCAAGGCCTGCGCGATGCTGGCTACCCTCGTGGCCCTGGCGGGCTGCACCTCCACCCCTCCGGCGGCAAAGCCTGCGGCCGGCTCGCGCACCGTGCTGCAACACGTGGTCTACCCGGCGGGCTATGAAGTGAACGTGATTCGCATCATCCTCCCGGCCAACACCAACTCGCCGCACCACACCCACCCAGACCTGGAGTCGGGCTACGTGGCGCGCGGCTCGGTGACCATTGCCATCGACGGCCAGCCGGAGCACGTGCTGCATGCCGGGGACACCTTCGAAACCCCGGCCGGTGCCCCGCACATCGTCAAGAACGGCCCGCAGGAAACCGAGATCGTGTCCACCTACATCACCGAGCTGGGCAAGCCGCTGACCCAGGTGCTGCCTCAGTAA
- a CDS encoding LysR family transcriptional regulator: MRGSEFAELKAFVAIAEHGSFTRAAAYLGMSASALSQTLKALEMRVGARLFNRTTRSVALTETGAQLLARLQPTFEALEAAVAEAGAKPGTVTGRLRINSTRDAALHCLAPLVAPFLQCHPGIKLEIEVDDRLVDIVAQGYDAGVRLGERLEQDMIAVKLGGELQMMVVAAPAYLQRCTMPLTPQDLRQHACLGYRRPTDGSPYRWEFERDGKVLEVKVDGPILVSDPAMLTRVVLDGAGLAYLFAHQVQAYVEQGLLVQVLPDWTPPFAGFYLYYPSRSMSAPLRAWVDFLRLRAP, translated from the coding sequence ATGCGCGGTAGCGAATTCGCGGAACTGAAGGCCTTCGTCGCCATCGCCGAGCACGGTAGTTTCACCCGGGCGGCGGCCTACCTGGGCATGTCGGCCTCGGCCCTGAGCCAGACGCTCAAGGCGCTTGAGATGCGCGTCGGCGCCCGCTTGTTCAACCGGACTACCCGTAGCGTTGCGCTGACCGAGACAGGGGCACAGCTGCTGGCTCGTCTGCAACCTACGTTCGAGGCGCTGGAGGCCGCGGTGGCCGAGGCAGGTGCCAAGCCCGGAACCGTCACTGGCCGCCTGCGTATCAATAGCACCCGCGACGCCGCCCTGCACTGCCTAGCCCCGCTGGTGGCGCCGTTTTTGCAATGCCACCCCGGCATCAAGCTGGAAATAGAGGTGGACGACCGCCTGGTGGACATCGTCGCCCAGGGCTATGACGCCGGCGTGCGGCTGGGCGAGCGGCTCGAACAGGACATGATCGCGGTAAAGCTGGGTGGTGAACTGCAGATGATGGTGGTCGCCGCCCCCGCCTACCTTCAGCGCTGCACAATGCCGCTCACGCCCCAGGACCTGCGGCAACATGCGTGCCTGGGCTACCGCCGGCCCACGGACGGCAGCCCCTACCGGTGGGAGTTCGAACGTGACGGCAAGGTGCTGGAAGTCAAGGTGGACGGGCCCATCCTGGTCAGTGACCCGGCCATGCTGACCCGTGTGGTACTGGACGGCGCCGGCCTGGCCTACCTCTTCGCCCATCAGGTGCAGGCTTACGTCGAACAGGGCTTGCTGGTGCAGGTACTACCGGACTGGACACCGCCCTTCGCGGGCTTCTATCTGTATTACCCCAGCCGCTCGATGAGCGCCCCGCTGCGGGCCTGGGTGGACTTCCTCCGCCTCAGGGCCCCGTGA
- a CDS encoding SDR family oxidoreductase: MPFSDYKTALVTGASSGIGAAVVERLCAEGLQVHALARSADKLAELAERTGCIAHAIDVTDLAGLTALFQRQRFDILVNNAGVDRPGSLLKADAEGIDLLVDVNLRAVLHLARLALPGMVERDSGHIINISSIAAAYNFGGNATYHATKAAVSMLSKQLRVDAFGRRVRVTEICPGRVATDIFAHVHGDSEEVRQRFIEGFELPEAKDIANAIAFAIAAPVSMNVGHMEITPTLQVPGGLSTARPQDYQA, translated from the coding sequence ATGCCATTCTCCGACTATAAAACCGCGCTGGTCACCGGCGCTTCCTCCGGCATCGGCGCCGCCGTGGTCGAGCGCCTGTGCGCCGAAGGCTTGCAGGTACACGCCCTGGCCCGCAGCGCCGACAAGCTGGCGGAGCTTGCCGAACGCACGGGCTGCATCGCCCACGCCATCGACGTCACTGACCTGGCCGGGCTGACCGCGCTGTTCCAGCGCCAGCGCTTCGACATCCTGGTCAACAACGCCGGTGTCGACCGTCCGGGTTCGCTGCTTAAGGCCGACGCCGAGGGCATCGACCTGCTGGTGGACGTCAACCTGCGCGCGGTGCTGCACCTGGCACGCCTGGCGCTGCCAGGCATGGTCGAGCGCGACAGCGGCCATATCATCAACATCAGCTCCATCGCTGCCGCCTACAACTTCGGCGGCAACGCCACCTACCACGCTACCAAGGCGGCGGTGAGCATGCTCTCCAAGCAACTGCGCGTGGACGCGTTCGGCAGGCGTGTGCGGGTGACCGAAATCTGCCCTGGCCGCGTGGCCACCGACATTTTCGCCCACGTGCACGGCGACTCCGAAGAAGTACGCCAACGCTTCATCGAAGGCTTCGAATTGCCCGAAGCCAAGGACATTGCCAACGCCATTGCTTTCGCCATTGCCGCGCCGGTGTCGATGAACGTCGGCCATATGGAGATCACTCCCACCCTGCAGGTGCCGGGCGGCCTGTCCACCGCGCGCCCCCAGGACTACCAGGCCTGA
- a CDS encoding GGDEF domain-containing protein — translation MTLDPPTMLTLSVALAAAAALYLAVEWRSVREASLLFWSGGFAIIAVGCVLALMRGSGLVLVGVWFANGLLVVAHWLFLLGVARFTETRLSRGWYLIVVVWLAMLTLPSDQAWSKVMLMVQSSMIVLVTLRASFLLRPHGKSLSVGAVQLRYVLLGHGLFYLFKVGTAAISGTAIDLVSFRGEIIQISLVEGAIAIMLIALSMTGTERYRREQQIARLANRDPLTALYNRRALEVRAPRLLNQVARHRPGALLLIDIDNFKPVNDLYGHTAGDRLLITLSEMVRAVLPEGSLAARLGGDEFVILLANASSERVEALGTALREQFRHVAAQTFDTPTPVTLSIGATLFDRPPTSLAALIEQGDHALYASKRGGRDSIRLVDRTTTAAAPVTGP, via the coding sequence ATGACGCTCGATCCACCCACAATGTTGACCCTTTCCGTCGCCCTGGCTGCGGCGGCGGCGCTTTACCTGGCGGTGGAGTGGCGCAGCGTTCGCGAGGCATCGCTGCTGTTCTGGAGTGGTGGCTTCGCGATCATCGCCGTCGGCTGTGTGCTGGCCTTGATGCGCGGCAGCGGCCTGGTGCTGGTGGGGGTATGGTTCGCCAATGGCCTGCTGGTGGTGGCGCACTGGCTGTTCCTGCTGGGGGTGGCGCGGTTTACCGAAACCCGCCTGTCGCGGGGCTGGTACCTGATCGTGGTGGTCTGGCTGGCCATGCTCACGCTGCCCAGCGACCAGGCCTGGTCGAAGGTGATGCTGATGGTCCAGTCGTCGATGATCGTCCTGGTGACCCTGCGCGCCAGCTTCCTGCTGCGGCCCCACGGCAAGTCCCTCAGTGTCGGGGCGGTGCAGCTGCGTTATGTGTTGCTGGGCCATGGCTTGTTCTACCTGTTCAAGGTGGGCACCGCGGCCATTTCCGGCACTGCCATCGACCTGGTGTCCTTCCGCGGGGAAATCATCCAGATTTCCCTGGTGGAAGGCGCCATCGCGATCATGCTGATCGCGTTGTCCATGACCGGCACCGAGCGCTATCGCCGCGAACAGCAGATCGCCCGCCTGGCCAACCGCGACCCGTTGACGGCCCTGTATAACCGCCGTGCGCTGGAGGTCCGCGCGCCGCGGTTGCTCAACCAGGTCGCCCGTCACCGCCCCGGGGCATTGCTGTTGATCGACATCGACAACTTCAAACCGGTCAACGACCTGTACGGCCACACGGCGGGTGACCGCTTGCTGATTACCCTCAGCGAGATGGTTCGTGCAGTGCTGCCCGAGGGCTCGCTGGCAGCGCGGCTGGGCGGCGATGAGTTCGTGATCCTGTTGGCCAATGCCTCCAGCGAACGTGTCGAAGCCCTGGGAACGGCGTTGCGCGAGCAGTTCCGCCACGTCGCGGCGCAGACCTTCGACACGCCCACGCCGGTCACGCTGAGCATTGGCGCCACCCTGTTCGACCGACCGCCCACCAGCCTGGCCGCGCTGATCGAGCAGGGCGACCACGCGCTCTATGCCTCCAAGCGCGGGGGACGCGACAGTATCCGCCTGGTGGACCGCACCACGACAGCCGCCGCGCCGGTCACGGGGCCCTGA
- a CDS encoding amino acid ABC transporter permease: MKHDFDLAAVFQGEYTELILKGIGMTLQLALFAWCLAMVLALLLVAIRLTGNRYAERLVAAYVSYHRNVPTLVQLMLWYFGIPTLLSDNTQVWLANFSTEYLFAIIALGLCQAAYFSEDIRSGLRAIPGGQAEAARALGLGYVRSLRYVVLPQGVRNCLPSLINHSVLLFKNTSLAMAIGVVELTYATREVENYTFRTFESYLVATVVYLAFSLMLMGAGALVARHFSKALAR; the protein is encoded by the coding sequence ATGAAGCATGACTTCGATCTTGCCGCCGTTTTTCAGGGCGAATACACCGAGCTGATCCTCAAGGGCATCGGCATGACCCTGCAACTGGCCCTCTTTGCCTGGTGCCTGGCGATGGTCCTGGCGTTGTTGCTGGTGGCCATCCGGTTGACTGGAAACCGCTACGCCGAGCGCCTGGTGGCGGCCTACGTGTCCTACCACCGCAACGTGCCCACCCTGGTGCAGCTGATGCTGTGGTACTTCGGTATCCCGACCCTGCTCAGCGACAACACCCAGGTGTGGCTCGCTAATTTCAGTACCGAGTACCTGTTCGCGATCATCGCCCTGGGCCTGTGCCAGGCCGCTTATTTCAGCGAAGACATTCGCAGCGGCCTGCGCGCCATTCCCGGTGGCCAGGCCGAAGCGGCCCGTGCCCTGGGCCTGGGCTACGTGCGCTCGCTGCGCTACGTGGTGCTGCCCCAGGGCGTCAGGAACTGCCTGCCGTCGCTGATCAACCACAGCGTGCTGCTGTTCAAGAACACCAGCCTGGCCATGGCCATCGGCGTGGTGGAACTGACCTACGCTACCCGCGAAGTGGAGAACTACACCTTCCGCACGTTCGAGTCATACCTGGTGGCCACGGTGGTGTACCTGGCGTTCTCGCTGATGCTGATGGGCGCTGGCGCCCTGGTGGCTCGGCACTTCAGCAAAGCCCTGGCGAGGTAG
- a CDS encoding LamB/YcsF family protein, whose amino-acid sequence MRIDLNADLGEGFGPWTMGEDQALMEIVSSANVACGFHAGDPLIMDTTVRRAKALGIDLGAHVGYPDLQGFGRRAMNIDLPELAACVVYQLGALAGMAAVVGHPMTHMSFHGALGNRVAADPHMAEVLVGAVARFDPSLIISSSSSQAIEAAADQHGLRVATTFLADRAYDRNCLLVPRGTPGAVIKDPAQVRQRVAQLLQHGTVTTLDGEAVKVNACSILLHGDTPGAVQLARQLRSFIEGQGAVITPVSQLVRS is encoded by the coding sequence ATGCGTATCGATTTGAATGCAGACCTTGGCGAAGGCTTCGGGCCCTGGACCATGGGCGAAGACCAGGCGCTGATGGAGATCGTTTCCTCTGCCAACGTGGCCTGCGGTTTTCACGCCGGCGACCCGCTGATCATGGACACCACCGTGCGTCGGGCCAAGGCCCTGGGTATCGACCTGGGGGCCCATGTCGGCTACCCCGACCTGCAAGGCTTTGGCCGCCGCGCCATGAACATCGACCTGCCCGAGCTGGCCGCCTGCGTGGTCTACCAGTTGGGTGCCCTGGCCGGCATGGCCGCCGTGGTCGGCCACCCCATGACCCACATGAGCTTCCACGGCGCCCTGGGCAACCGCGTGGCCGCCGACCCGCACATGGCCGAGGTGCTGGTGGGGGCGGTGGCCAGGTTCGACCCGAGCCTGATCATCAGTTCGTCCAGCAGCCAGGCCATCGAGGCCGCCGCCGACCAGCATGGGCTGCGCGTGGCCACCACCTTCCTGGCCGACCGTGCCTACGACCGCAACTGCCTGCTGGTGCCGCGGGGTACCCCCGGCGCGGTCATCAAGGACCCGGCCCAGGTGCGCCAGCGGGTGGCGCAACTGCTGCAACACGGCACTGTCACCACGCTCGACGGCGAAGCGGTCAAGGTCAATGCCTGTTCCATCCTGCTGCACGGCGACACGCCGGGCGCAGTGCAACTGGCGCGCCAATTGCGCTCATTCATCGAAGGGCAGGGCGCCGTCATCACCCCTGTCAGCCAACTGGTGCGGTCATAA
- a CDS encoding ABC transporter substrate-binding protein has translation MALTKLLTAIALAPLAIAVAHADQLSDVMAKKSLSCGVYADVPPFSAPDPTTRELVGMDVDLCTALAKHLGVALELKPMSVEARVPEVKMGRVDLIFANLAYTKSRAEQIQFSDPYYIAKETLVVRAPNADQPREFFKGKKISSTKGSTSEQSIRLADATPVTFQDTGSAYMALQQNKVVGLVTNTMTAIKLVGQAKEGGVNLAIAKEPMALEPIGAGMRQGEPAFLAKVNEALRAMDQAGEIDAIWNRWIGPDTAYKMVREDKVQSLADLKFDPLP, from the coding sequence ATGGCACTGACTAAATTGCTGACCGCCATCGCCCTGGCGCCCCTGGCCATCGCGGTGGCCCACGCCGACCAGCTGAGCGACGTGATGGCCAAGAAGAGCCTGAGCTGCGGTGTGTACGCCGACGTGCCACCGTTTTCGGCGCCCGACCCGACCACCCGCGAACTGGTAGGCATGGACGTCGACCTGTGCACTGCCCTGGCCAAGCACCTGGGTGTGGCCCTGGAGCTCAAGCCGATGTCGGTGGAAGCCCGGGTGCCGGAGGTGAAGATGGGCCGCGTGGACCTGATCTTCGCCAACCTGGCGTACACCAAGAGCCGCGCCGAACAGATCCAGTTCAGCGACCCGTACTACATCGCCAAGGAAACCCTGGTGGTGCGCGCGCCGAACGCCGACCAGCCGCGTGAATTCTTCAAGGGCAAGAAAATCAGCTCCACCAAGGGCTCGACGTCGGAGCAATCGATCCGCCTGGCCGATGCCACACCCGTGACCTTCCAGGACACCGGGTCAGCCTACATGGCCCTGCAGCAGAACAAAGTCGTGGGGCTGGTGACCAACACCATGACCGCCATCAAACTGGTGGGCCAGGCGAAGGAGGGTGGGGTGAACCTGGCCATCGCCAAGGAACCCATGGCCCTGGAACCCATCGGTGCTGGCATGCGCCAGGGCGAACCCGCCTTCCTGGCCAAGGTCAATGAAGCCCTGCGCGCCATGGACCAGGCCGGTGAGATCGACGCCATCTGGAACCGCTGGATCGGCCCGGACACTGCCTACAAGATGGTTCGTGAAGACAAGGTGCAAAGCCTCGCCGACCTGAAGTTCGACCCGCTGCCGTGA
- a CDS encoding MgtC/SapB family protein → MLSDWEMCIRLLLAALLGSLIGLERERLLWAAGLRTHMLVCVGSCLLMIVSAFGFHDALQMAHTELDPSRVAAQVVSGIGFLGAGSILLRGEVIRGLTTAASLWTVAAIGLAVGGGLYAVGTAATFMILLILVAIKPVERLYRNKVKKHVLKLVAPSRTLTLKKVNEVMGNRSSKVKQFIVEKGSQEDTDSVTIELVRTSGAQAEEILKQLLTIEGVQEDQAAQ, encoded by the coding sequence ATGCTCAGTGACTGGGAAATGTGCATTCGTCTGCTGCTGGCGGCCTTGCTCGGCAGCCTGATCGGCCTGGAACGCGAGCGCCTGCTGTGGGCCGCCGGGCTGCGCACGCATATGCTGGTGTGCGTGGGCTCATGCCTGCTGATGATCGTCTCGGCTTTCGGCTTCCATGATGCCTTGCAAATGGCCCATACCGAACTGGACCCTTCCCGGGTGGCGGCGCAGGTGGTCTCGGGGATCGGCTTTCTGGGCGCCGGCTCGATCCTGCTGCGCGGCGAAGTGATCCGCGGGCTGACCACGGCGGCCAGCCTGTGGACGGTGGCGGCGATCGGCCTGGCGGTGGGGGGCGGGCTCTACGCAGTGGGCACTGCGGCGACCTTCATGATTCTGCTGATTCTGGTGGCGATCAAACCGGTGGAGCGCCTGTACCGCAACAAGGTGAAGAAGCACGTGCTGAAACTGGTCGCGCCGTCACGCACCCTGACCTTGAAAAAGGTCAACGAGGTGATGGGCAACCGCTCCAGCAAGGTCAAGCAGTTCATCGTCGAGAAAGGCAGCCAGGAGGACACCGACAGCGTCACCATCGAGCTGGTGCGCACCTCCGGGGCCCAGGCCGAGGAAATCCTCAAGCAGTTGCTGACCATCGAAGGCGTGCAGGAAGACCAGGCGGCCCAGTGA
- a CDS encoding helix-turn-helix transcriptional regulator yields MHAAVSRRPFIIRSDHMGGEAFGSLFSRVFGNLYNDLPRTGSPVSIAGVYGRYEGVSFRRLCYRGDFTVQIPDLDDEITFVIPTAGQIIFNLADATVGRPQVGLAVEKTQVRSVQIIDGHGQHGLSIRRGLFTQRLSTLLGRPIVRKIRFEPQVDLSREAFQGIKAIVAFATGDELDTLMNSSALMPTRLQEMLVDAVLESWPHSYSEALRRPGPSIAPRHVRLAMEYIQEHPHCLVSSTELAALSHVSLRALQDGFRRFMGTSIAAYQRQVRLARAYEAFRQGAAASVTEVALQLGFSNVGRFCHYFQNAYGLSPQDVRNGLRSAGQNW; encoded by the coding sequence ATGCACGCAGCCGTCTCGCGCAGGCCGTTCATCATCCGCTCCGACCACATGGGCGGCGAAGCATTTGGCAGCCTCTTTTCCAGGGTGTTCGGCAACCTCTACAACGACCTTCCCCGCACCGGTAGCCCCGTGAGTATCGCCGGCGTGTATGGCCGCTATGAAGGCGTCAGCTTCCGGCGCCTGTGCTATCGGGGCGATTTCACCGTGCAGATCCCCGACCTCGATGACGAGATCACCTTTGTCATCCCCACGGCGGGGCAGATCATTTTCAACCTGGCGGACGCCACCGTGGGCAGGCCGCAGGTGGGCCTGGCGGTGGAAAAGACCCAGGTGCGCTCAGTGCAGATCATTGATGGCCACGGGCAGCATGGCCTGTCGATACGCCGCGGGCTGTTCACTCAACGGCTGTCGACCTTGCTGGGCCGCCCCATCGTGCGCAAGATTCGTTTCGAGCCGCAGGTGGATCTGAGTCGCGAGGCCTTTCAGGGCATCAAGGCCATCGTTGCGTTCGCCACGGGTGACGAGCTGGACACGCTCATGAACAGCAGCGCCCTGATGCCGACGCGGTTGCAGGAAATGCTGGTGGACGCGGTGCTGGAAAGCTGGCCGCACAGCTACAGCGAGGCGCTGCGCCGGCCTGGCCCGTCCATCGCTCCCCGGCACGTGCGCCTGGCCATGGAGTACATCCAGGAACACCCCCACTGCCTGGTCAGCAGCACCGAATTGGCGGCGCTCAGCCATGTCAGCCTGCGCGCCCTGCAGGACGGTTTTCGGCGTTTCATGGGCACCTCCATCGCCGCCTACCAGCGCCAGGTTCGCCTGGCCCGTGCCTATGAAGCCTTCCGGCAAGGGGCGGCGGCCTCGGTGACCGAGGTCGCCCTGCAGCTGGGGTTTTCCAATGTCGGACGTTTCTGCCACTACTTCCAGAACGCCTACGGGTTGAGCCCGCAGGACGTTCGCAATGGCCTGCGCAGCGCCGGTCAGAACTGGTAG
- a CDS encoding amino acid ABC transporter ATP-binding protein — MIMFSSINKWYGEYQALTNITAEVKRGEVVVLCGPSGSGKSTLIRTVNRLEDIQKGQILFDGQDVNGTDANLNRLRSRVGFVFQSFNLFPHLSVLDNIILTPTKVRGLKASAAKAQALQLLDRVGLAHKANAYPAQLSGGQQQRVAIARALAMEPPVMLFDEPTSALDPEMVGEVLSVMKGLAKEGMTMMCVTHEMNFAREVADTIWFMDAGQILEKTAPEQFFSQPSHPRAQRFIADLRAH; from the coding sequence ATGATCATGTTTTCCAGCATCAACAAATGGTATGGCGAGTATCAGGCACTCACCAACATCACCGCCGAGGTCAAGCGCGGCGAAGTGGTGGTGCTGTGCGGGCCGTCGGGCTCGGGCAAGTCGACGCTGATTCGCACCGTCAACCGCCTGGAGGACATCCAGAAAGGCCAGATCCTGTTCGACGGCCAGGACGTCAACGGCACCGACGCCAACCTCAACCGCCTGCGCAGCCGTGTCGGCTTCGTGTTCCAGAGCTTCAACCTGTTCCCGCACCTGTCGGTGCTGGACAACATCATCCTCACCCCGACCAAGGTGCGCGGCCTCAAGGCCAGCGCCGCCAAGGCCCAGGCCTTGCAGTTGCTGGACCGCGTGGGCCTGGCGCACAAGGCCAACGCCTACCCGGCGCAGCTGTCCGGTGGCCAGCAGCAGCGGGTGGCGATCGCCCGTGCCCTGGCCATGGAGCCGCCGGTGATGCTCTTCGACGAACCCACCAGCGCCCTGGACCCGGAAATGGTCGGCGAAGTGCTGAGCGTGATGAAGGGCCTGGCCAAGGAGGGCATGACCATGATGTGCGTGACCCACGAAATGAATTTTGCCCGCGAAGTGGCAGACACCATCTGGTTCATGGACGCCGGGCAAATCCTGGAAAAGACCGCCCCCGAACAGTTTTTCAGCCAACCCAGCCATCCCCGTGCGCAGCGCTTCATCGCCGACCTGCGCGCCCACTGA